The Syngnathus scovelli strain Florida chromosome 11, RoL_Ssco_1.2, whole genome shotgun sequence region AATAGGTCCTACCTTAACCGGATGCTTGATGGCCTCCCCCACAGTGAAGCGGGATGTCTCTCGCACCAAAGACGGCTTCCCCAGTCTCGCTTCGATATAACGACCCGCCACTCCAGTGGCGTTGCGGGCAGAATACACACCCACTGCTAAGAGGGTGAGTCCGGCCACCTGGTTGCCGCACGGAAAAAATGTTAAACTGCCAGTTAGTCTGTTTGGAATACTTTCTAACAATTTTGatcaaattgtccaacattggaCATTTGAGGCTTGGATGTAGATGACTCACCGTGGCCGTGACTTTGTCCCAGTCGGACACAAAGGCTCGGAATCCTTCTCCAAATACTGCGCCTGCTGTCCTAAAAACGTATTAGAATTATTAAATGGTTAAAATTCAACTTTCCTCCTTTGTGAAGGTGCAGCAACAGTATGTTGTAGCCCGAGTTAGCACATCTTACTTAATGGACTCGAGAACAGTCTGTCGGTGCTCGGCGGCCTTCAGGCGGATTTGCTCGCGTATGATATCGGCGTTCTCTCGCTCTACACGACCGCGCGCTTTGGACTCGGCCTCGATGCGCAGCATCTCGTTCTTGTGCCTCAGCTCCATCTCGTGCTCAATGGTCGCTATTGCGGGAGAAAATCAAAATGCATCAAGCTCCAATTGCCGGATCCCGGGGAGAAAGTCACGCACCTTTCCTCATCGCTTCCTGTTTCTGAACCGACTCCTCCTGCTTGCGAAGGTTGTCCTCATTCAACATTTGctgagtggggaaaaaaaacacaaactgaTAGTCAAACTCTTTATGTTGCAGGAATGTTACGGTAAATGGGGACAGCTCACCTGTTGTCTTAGCTGGTCCTCATAGCGCTGCCTGGCCAGCTTGTCCTGGTACTGGGCCCTCTGATTTAAGACGGGAAAAATTACTTTcgtagagggggaaaaaatggcgGACGAAGGTGGCACAAAACTCACCGCTTGATGCTGCTTGGTCTCCTCATTTAGAGTTTTCCTCCTCTCCTCACCCTGGATTTTTATCTGGTCGCCTTTTAGTTGCTCCACAGCTGCTTCATACTCCTGTCACCGTGGAATAGAGAATAAAATGAATGTGATTGGAAGTGGACCAAGAGTGAGGGGATCATCgctaaatttgtttttttttttgggctgtacCTTAATTTTGCTCTGGTGTTCCATTAGAGTGCTCTGCTCCTGCATGCGAGCCAATTCCAGAGCTTCTTTGGCATGTCCTACATGTGACAACACGGGAAGGCATAAGACAGGACATCAGAATGCCAGTCTTTTTCTTCTGAATGTATTTTTCCTTGCCTAGATGGCTTCAGTCTAGCATGTGAACCCCTTCGAGACTCTTGTGTTTAACATCATACAACCAAGAGAAAAACTAATGCTTAACCAGAAGCAAATATTGCCTTTTTTGAAGGCACACAGattgaatttaagtgtaatgagAAACTTTAACCCATGCCTGTGAGTTTGAATGTCAGTGGGCGAGTACAGGTGGAAAAGGCATTGAATTGAATTGGCACACATTGCACAAGATGTCAATTGTCGTCTGGAGTGCTGGGCCTCGATATCAAAGAGTCCACAGTACTAAACCAAAAGGAAACCTGGAAGTTATCATAATGGCGTGTAATGAGAAGTGTAAGGAAGGCCCTCCTTTCTGAGGACTTACGGGACTTGTCGAGGTCCTTGGCCGCCTGTGCAGCACGCTCCAGACCGGTGGGATCGAAGTTACTCCATTTGTCCTTGGGTTTATCTCCGCCGCCACtggagccaccggcaggcggcggGGGCGGTGGAGGTTGAACCGGCAGACCGGAGGGAGGCTCCGGTTGCCCCTTGTTCAGGCCGAACAGCCACGACATTTTCGGGGATGAATATGGTAAAAACCAGCCAGTTCTGAggtgagagacgggaggaggctGGAAAAGATCTGTCACAGTGCTTCCACGCGCATGCTACGATGGAGTACTGCGCATGCGCAGTAAAGTTGGCCGGTGTCATGAACTAAGAACGACAAGGATTGGCTAGGATTCAGTATTCGTTCTGTTCAGTGGTTGTTGCGTGTGTGGCGATCATACGGTGGACCCCACCCAGACAGGATACGGCTATCGTAGTGGGACAAACTTGATACTACCGTTACGTTAGTATATAACTGAACATCAGGCCGGTTGACTGAAAGTCAAACATTCGACTTTGTGGATGCCCTTGGTTCTGCTGTGCTCGGTAGCAGCTTTGTTTGCATATCCATTTAATTAATATGTCACTTTGTTTTCGACACGTAGTGTGAAGTAATTCAACAATACTAGTGTTAAGCTGTCTAATACAAACtgccattaaaaatgcacaaaaattcaaatgtatatcaaaatgtttaataataactGAACATTCAAAGGACAATCATGAGAAATAAATATTTACACAAGGAGAAAAATGATGACGAGACATTTCAGGTTTGCACCATCAAAAGTAATTGTTGAACTTAAGTAAACACATGATTTGGTATGACATTAAATTGTTCCTAAACACAATTGCAGTGTGAAGGCTTCTAAATAAGAGTTGTAAAAATTCACCATCTCATCATTTACCAATAATACACTTGCATTATTGATAGTTTCACAAAACAAAACGTTTTAAATCCCTTATGCTGCAAATGACAacttaaaaaaactaaattaaataCATTATGTATCCACTTAACATTTCCACAGAACTGGGGCCAGTAGTGCAGCCATTACTGTTGCACAACAACACGGGAGAAGACACCGGGAGGTTCTTTGCCGTCACCCAGCGCTACAAAGAAGCCTTCTTGCTGCCGGGCCCTGGCGAGCTTGGCTAAGGCCAGGAACGACCGAGGTTCTGTGATGGCCAGGTCGCTGATAACACGTCGGTTGAGTTGAACGCTGCTCTGTAGATATAATATCAGACATGACATTAGTATtgcacaatctaatgagatccaataaAAGAGCTGTATCATACTTTATATTatgactttaaaaaaacaacagttttCATTGACAAGAGTTATATATTTTGTATGTTTATGGTTTTATGTTGTAtttaggaaaaaaatgaaacagtTGTGAGTGCTACTTCATGGAGTGAAAAAAAACTTAAAGATTCAAAAAGATAAACCTTAGTCAGGTTGCTCATGAGCACCGGATACTTCATTCCGTGCTCCCGGGAAGCTGCAGCAATGCGGGTGATCCAAAGCTGAAGTAGGAAAAACAGGACGGATGATTGTTTGATACAAACCCACATCAAGTAATCGAGCTGCCTGCAATATGCACTTTTGCACACATTACCACATTCACTCACGAGATACATACAGAATCCCAAAAAGTCTTCATTTATAAGCATGGATAAGCATAACTTGTTGATAGAAATCTTGTCATAGATTCCAGTGGGCTGTTCCCAAAGCTCAGTTCAATAACGAAATATGAAGATCTCACCTTTCTAATGTTGCGTTTTTTCAGCTTGCGTCCTTTAGTAGCGTAAACAAACGCCCTCGTGACAGCTCGTACAGCCAGACTGTAACAACGGTTCTTTCTTCCTCTGAAAtgctagggggaaaaaaacgtcaAGAATATATGAAGATTTCGCCCATTTTAGAGACATCTTTGAGTCTCGGCGCGTCATTTCTGGGGACAACTAACAAGAGGACGATCACAGGGACGTGTAACAAACGTGAAACAGTAAATCGAACACGTTACTGTCTTACCCGTGCATGCTTGAGAAGTTCTTGAACTTTCCAATATCTGTCGGGTCCCCGGCTTCTAATCCATCTGGACAATGACAGGAATACCATTTTTGGATCGGATCGTCAGAGAAGTCTTACACAAAACGAGGCCACGGTGTTGAGATGACCTTACGCTAAATCCACGCGCTACACTGTGTGTTACAGAGACAAGCTGCACGCAAATGGCACGACGAGGTGCGCTTGTTTTTGATGCCATGATACCCCGTAAAACACGTCAGGCGCCAACTGGTTTTTAAATGAGTTGTATGAATACATTCGGATTGGGTTGGGAAATCAGTTTTGTGCATGGTAAATTCATTGCATTCATTATTATTCAATGCAACAGATTGCCGAAAGTGCAAACACCCCGTCGTTGCTCTTGTTACTCCGCACTATATTGCGTCTATGTATTTTATTGCATTAGACGTTTATTTGTGCAATCTGGGCGATGCCGTCATCCAACGCAAGCGCTCCCATCTTCCTCGTGACATTGCCGCGGTGCAATCTGGGACATCGAGGAAGTTAAGGTCAAAATAGAAACACCAAAATGTCTGTAGGTAGTCTCACGTCCTTGAGCCGCTGTGGTGTGCTGACGTTCCGCTCCTCAGCTGGTTTAGTGGTATGTTCATAATTGTCaacaaatgtcttattttccaAATTAGAGACTATTGCCTTGAATTTGTGTAACTCCGTTCAACTGTGGAATACTGATTACGCAGGCTACCTGCTACTAGCCATTAGCTAACTACCCTAAACTTCTTTTTAGCTTAACATCATTCTCTTTATTTATAGAAGAAAAAGTAAGGGGCAACACAGAATTTTAAATGTATAATAATTTTTTGATCTCCAAATAATTGgacaatattaaatattaatataGATAATTTACTGTTTTCTTTGCCTGTCGTACTTTTTAGCCTATGTGCTGTCTATACTCCAAATTAGTACAttgtcatttgtgtgtgtgtgtgtgtgtgtggggggggggggtgttctaAACCCAAGTTTCAACAGATAACTTTGATTTTTAGTGGCGTGTGGAGGgatatttattttaatgtaaaGTATTAGTCTTGATTCACTCAGAGTTGGTCTTTAGTGTATCCCACGTTTACTTTTTATAGTTAAGTTTATTTGTATTAACTATTGCCTACTGTCATGGCAGGCGGTGCGTTACGCACAGACAGCTGCCGCTCCAGCAGCACAGCCGCGGATTAAGAAGTTCCAGGTGTACAGATGGGACCCAGACACTCCAGGAGACAAACCTCGCATGCAGACCTTCGACATCGACTTAAACACGTACGTAGGTGACCCAGATCCGAGTCTGCGACAGCTGCTGAGCATTAAGTATTGTCCTACATACAGTGGAACATCCAAATTTGATCTCACCCAGAAATCACCCCGCTGAACAGGTTGTAATCGGCCTAAGAGGTTCAATTATTTGATTTGTCACAGAGTTGTTATTTGGAAGTTGAAGCATGAACTGTCAAGGTGAAGAAGTGTTCATGTGAATTTAGCTCTGAACGCTGTGACCTTTTCTTCAGCTTTTTAAATCCACTTGGCAACTCGCTGACAGTTCTGTGCCATAATGTTTTCGAACATGCAAGACGTTTTGACATTAAAAATCTTTCTTTATCCTTCCTGCAGATGTGGCCCAATGGTACTTGACGCATTAATCAAGATCAAAAATGAAATGGACCCCACGTTGACGTTCCGTCGTTCCTGCAGAGAAGGTGTGTCTTTTGAAGATTTAAGTTTGCCATCACACAATAAACATTGTGTCTCTGTTATTCCTCATTGTTTTTGGGggaaaagaacaacaaaaaattTTCTTGTTAATGCAATGCAGGCATCTGTGGTTCGTGTGCGATGAACATCAATGGTGGAAACACGCTGGCCTGCCTCAACAAGATTGACAGTAACATCAGCAAACCAACCAAGATTTACCCCCTTCCACATATGTATGTGGTCAAAGACCTGGTGCCTGTAAGTTAAAATCCTTCAAGCAATGAATATTTAGTGGAGAGACGCATGCAGGCTGACAAGTATAGCAATACTGAAAAGTATATATTCTTAAAATAATGGAGTCAGTTGTGAAACACATCTCTGTCTCTGTTATACCGCCCCCAGTGGCCAAGGTGTGCATGCTCGAAGCAGTCACGCAATGTCCACTGAATTATGGTAAAAATGATCACATCTCCAAAGCCTGATGTGTTACGAAAAAGGCAAACAATTAAATTGGCATCAAAACTACATTCAGGTACACATAAAGTAGAACATAATCTATagatttaaaaatattaaatagaagGCAATATTTCAAGTAAACGTGTTTTGTTCCATAGGATATGAGCAACTTCTACGCTCAATACAAGTCAATTGAGCCCTACCTGAAGAAGAAGGACGAGTCCCAGGAGGGGAAGCAGCAGTACACGCAGTCTGTGGAGGACAGACAGAAACTGGCAAGTCCTTCCTCATTTCTGCTTTCACATAGCACAAGTCCAATGACGCTGGATCTTATGTTCTTTTTGTCTCCCACAGGACGGTCTGTACGAGTGCATCCTTTGCGCCTGCTGCAGCACCAGCTGCCCCAGCTACTGGTGGAATGGGGACAAATACCTTGGACCTGCCGTGCTCATGCAGGTATGTCCTATGGTCCTGCCGCCAAAATCTGTCCCGTCAATCTCAGCTTGATTATCGCGGAAGAACATTTCGCCTCATGCATGTGAATGTGGTGTCCGTTACCT contains the following coding sequences:
- the mrpl20 gene encoding large ribosomal subunit protein bL20m; translation: MVFLSLSRWIRSRGPDRYWKVQELLKHARHFRGRKNRCYSLAVRAVTRAFVYATKGRKLKKRNIRKLWITRIAAASREHGMKYPVLMSNLTKSSVQLNRRVISDLAITEPRSFLALAKLARARQQEGFFVALGDGKEPPGVFSRVVVQQ
- the sdhb gene encoding succinate dehydrogenase [ubiquinone] iron-sulfur subunit, mitochondrial; protein product: MSVGSLTSLSRCGVLTFRSSAGLVAVRYAQTAAAPAAQPRIKKFQVYRWDPDTPGDKPRMQTFDIDLNTCGPMVLDALIKIKNEMDPTLTFRRSCREGICGSCAMNINGGNTLACLNKIDSNISKPTKIYPLPHMYVVKDLVPDMSNFYAQYKSIEPYLKKKDESQEGKQQYTQSVEDRQKLDGLYECILCACCSTSCPSYWWNGDKYLGPAVLMQAYRWMIDSRDDFTEERLSKLQDPFSLYRCHTIMNCTKTCPKGLNPGKAIAEIKKMMATYKEKKAAAV